One Candidatus Woesearchaeota archaeon DNA segment encodes these proteins:
- a CDS encoding DNA topoisomerase VI subunit B — MAKASKPVVKEVEHSADLNEFMDKKEITDSATKAYEMAKQQREISVAEFFEKNRHLLGFDNKRKALMTAIKEAVDNSLDACEEARILPEVMVEIVDMGNERFRVIVEDNGPGIVKKQIPNIFAKLLYGSKFHRLRQSRGQQGIGISAAALYGQLTTGRPIKITSKIGKNHKAHYYELQIDTQNNKPEIIKDDEFDWEKEHGTRVELDLEGSYLKGGQSVDEYLKETAIVNPHVTIIYTNPKAEQLIFPRASEELPREAQEIKPHPYGVELGMLMKMLKYTETRTLQSFLTNEFSRVGPGTAKQICENAALLPTTSPSQMSREMADKLMEGIRKTRLIIPPSDCVVPIGSDLLEKGLRKEINAEFYTSVTRPPAVYRGNPFIIEAGLAFGGSQGAEEPMRVMRFANRVPLLYQQGACAVTKSITSTNWRSYGLSQSTGALPIGACSIIVHIGSVWVPFTSESKEAIAHYPEIIKEIKLALQECGRKLYSYLAKKRRVGDELKKRGYIETYIPHVSEALKEILALKNSEKETVEENLKVILEKTRGKIDFTRFDADASEDYDESLAKLGRQEDKDEDINEEES; from the coding sequence ATGGCGAAAGCATCTAAACCAGTCGTGAAAGAAGTTGAGCATTCAGCAGATTTAAATGAATTTATGGACAAAAAAGAGATTACTGATAGTGCTACAAAAGCCTATGAAATGGCGAAACAACAGCGAGAGATTTCAGTAGCTGAATTCTTTGAAAAAAACAGACATCTCTTGGGATTTGATAATAAGCGAAAAGCATTGATGACCGCCATCAAAGAAGCTGTTGATAATAGCCTGGACGCATGCGAAGAGGCGAGAATTTTACCTGAAGTAATGGTTGAAATCGTTGATATGGGGAATGAGCGTTTCCGTGTTATTGTTGAAGACAATGGTCCTGGCATTGTGAAAAAACAGATCCCTAATATCTTTGCAAAATTGTTGTATGGTAGTAAGTTCCACAGATTACGCCAATCGCGTGGACAACAGGGAATCGGTATTTCTGCTGCTGCTCTGTATGGCCAGCTCACCACCGGAAGACCAATCAAGATTACCTCAAAGATCGGCAAGAATCATAAGGCCCATTACTATGAATTACAGATTGACACCCAAAACAATAAGCCAGAGATTATCAAGGACGATGAATTTGATTGGGAAAAGGAACATGGTACACGCGTTGAGTTGGACCTTGAAGGCTCATACCTAAAAGGCGGCCAATCGGTTGATGAATATCTGAAAGAAACTGCCATTGTCAATCCCCATGTAACGATTATTTATACTAACCCAAAAGCAGAACAGCTTATTTTTCCTCGAGCAAGTGAAGAGTTGCCCAGAGAAGCACAGGAAATCAAGCCACATCCTTATGGTGTTGAGCTTGGTATGCTGATGAAGATGCTCAAGTATACTGAAACACGGACATTGCAGAGTTTTTTGACAAACGAATTCTCCCGTGTTGGTCCAGGAACAGCGAAACAGATCTGTGAAAATGCTGCATTACTTCCTACGACGTCTCCGTCGCAGATGAGCAGAGAGATGGCAGATAAACTCATGGAAGGTATCCGGAAAACAAGGCTCATCATTCCACCATCTGACTGTGTTGTTCCTATCGGAAGCGATCTGCTTGAGAAAGGGTTACGTAAAGAAATCAATGCTGAATTTTATACCTCAGTAACACGGCCTCCTGCAGTCTACCGAGGAAATCCTTTTATCATTGAAGCAGGACTAGCTTTCGGTGGTTCTCAAGGAGCAGAAGAGCCTATGCGAGTGATGCGATTCGCCAATAGAGTCCCACTCTTGTATCAGCAGGGTGCCTGTGCAGTTACAAAATCAATTACATCAACCAACTGGCGTTCCTATGGGTTGAGTCAAAGTACCGGAGCATTGCCGATAGGAGCATGTAGTATCATTGTTCATATTGGCTCTGTCTGGGTTCCCTTTACCTCAGAAAGCAAAGAAGCAATTGCTCATTATCCTGAAATAATTAAAGAGATTAAACTGGCATTGCAGGAATGTGGCAGAAAACTGTATTCATACCTTGCAAAGAAACGACGGGTTGGCGATGAACTCAAAAAACGTGGTTATATTGAAACGTATATTCCCCATGTCAGCGAAGCCCTCAAAGAGATTTTAGCATTGAAAAATTCGGAAAAAGAAACTGTTGAGGAAAACCTAAAAGTCATCCTTGAGAAGACACGAGGAAAGATTGACTTTACTCGTTTTGATGCTGACGCAAGTGAAGATTATGATGAAAGTCTTGCAAAGTTAGGACGACAAGAAGATAAAGATGAAGATATCAATGAAGAAGAATCCTAA